Within the Salvelinus sp. IW2-2015 linkage group LG19, ASM291031v2, whole genome shotgun sequence genome, the region TTCTCTAGCAATTGCCGACAATTTCTTCTCTGTGGTGGAGTGTGTAACATCAATCTCTCTGTGAGTGCAGGGTAAAGATGAGGAGTTCAGTAATGTGTGGCAGTCTCTGCAGAGTTCTGGAATGCCCCAGAAACCACCAGCCCACTGGCAACAAAACAATGTGAGTCCATTCATAAGTGTGTCTGTGTCAATGTGAAGTGTTACCATACTCACATTGTGAGTGTAgtagtgtttattgttgtttttgtttgtgtgtgactaaAGCTATtgtacatctctgtgtgtgtttgtccccaGGCGTGTAATTCTGCCTGGGGTCCAGGGTCTCCCGGACAGGAAGGGCAGTTCCAGGGGCAACAGGGCAGGAACCAACCCCAGAGTCAACAACAACCCCCCAAACCTGTAAGTCACCATTTCATTCTAACCTTTGAACCCTTATGCACCTASATCCCTAACCTTTGAACCCTCCACATTTCTAAACATCGAACCACATGGCTTTGGTCCTTAACTTAGCTCCCATCATCACCTCCAGCTGTAGACCAATGGCAGGCAGTGACCAGGGTCCTCATCCTCAGCAGGCAGCTTAGCCAGTGGAGTCAGGACTACAAAGGAAATTAAACTAGTCAATAAAATGCACTTTGTGAAAGCTGATTGCTGTGTGTAgggtttattatttatttattacaaggCTGTGTGTAGTCAAACAAATTAGTCAAACAAATCCAAATGAGTGaagattaaataacattttgatgTTATCGGGagatgaagtgagagagagagggatttttCTTATTCTTTATTGTTGAAAGATGTCAATGTGTGAGTTCTGTGAAGGgaaatgaggtgtgtgtgtgtgtgtaagagataTGATGTGTGTCTGGGAAAGAGAGCAatacaacgtgtgtgtgtgtgtaaaacttcATGTTGTTTTATAGGGCCCAGCAGGAAGTATCAGACTGCTGAAGAGAAATGAAGATGTCAACACTCTGTTTCCCGCTCAGAACGCCACAaagaaggtacacacacacacacacacacacacacacacacacacacagacacaatcttACCCACCTGTCTCCAGCAAACAGAGTTTGAGGACTTGATCGCCAACCTGAAGATCACCAAGGGCAACGAGCCAACTGCACCGCCTCCAGGCAACGAGCCAACGAGCCAATCGGAGGAGCCGCTGTCTCCGCAGTCATTCGCTATGGTGGGTACTAGACTAGTACAGTCACTGGTTTGTGTTATGCTATAGTGCACTCAGGGCCCATATCAAACTCTTCAATTATATTTATCCGCTCATTCCTTGTGGTTTGTTGTAGACTAATTATGATTGGTTGTTCTCTTGTGTGTAGAAGGGGACTCTGGCCCTGAAGGAGATGCTGAACATTGGCTCTGCCCCTGACTCCACtagtctctcctcctccaacaCACAGCAGCAGAACAGGAGAAGAGCCACCAAGAAAGTGGGTGAGTGGAAATACAGGGTTAACTACATGTTTAGATACAGGTGGAGCTGTTGTGGGATTTAGTGGAGATAATCCAAATATTAAACCAGTTTTTCCTCATTCTCGTCCTTACCCAtctttcctttctccctccttcctcctctccccatatCGCCATCTCttttcaccccctctctctccttctaccctcATCCTTTCCACCTCcgccctctgtctgtctcagcgGCGAGGATGGGAGACTTAGTGTTACCTGTGGCCGCAGCAGCAGTCCCTCCCCTGCAGGCCCACCAGCCCTCCTCCATGGGTCCCAGTGTGGCCTCAGAGCTGGCTAGGATCTGTATAGGTCTGGGCATGGCCCCACCTGACTTCACCTTCATACGCAGCAGACaggtgaggcacacacacacacacacgcgcatgtaGCAGACACGCATATAGTAGGCAAGCACACACATGttacatgcgcgcacacacatacatgaagcaggaacacacacacagtgttgtcgTAGTGTGAGATTRTGGGCACATCCTTTAGCAACGTCCCTACAGTATCTCTCTGTTTCCCCGTTGTTTTCGGTCTAACTCCACCTCCAttatctgtcttcctgtctctcaggGTTGGATGGTGTGTCAGGTGAAGCTCTCCAGTGGTCTGCTTGTCCACGGTCCTCAGAGTCACTCTGAGAATGAAGCCAAAGAGAAGGCAGCTCTCTTCGCCCTGCAGCGCcttgtgagtgtggtgtgtgtccctACTGTACTTCTGCacgatctgtgtgtgtgtgcacatgcatacCAAACTGTCTAttttattgtgtgtatgtattttacTAATGTCTCCTGTACTTCTGTGTTTtaacctctctgtctcctgtAGAATTCGGTGGGTTCTGGGTTTCCCATGCCTCCGCCTCTGTTCTCCGGGGTCGGCCAGATAAGAGGACCGCCCATGGGACCCATGCCTAACGTATTCGGCCAATCAGGTGAGACCTGCCGTCACGTATGGCGTCTATATTGATACTAAAGTAGACTGTAACAGTACGACCTCTCTGGGTGCAGTTTATATGTTTTAGGATACTTATGAATACTGGATGTGAACCTAACCCGTTCTCCCTCCAGGTGGTCTGTTAATCCCTCCTCAGGGGTATGGTCCTCTCCACTGGGGCATGCCCCTCCCGCCCCACCAGGGACAGCCCTTCTACGGTGGCACCTTCCCTGGCTCCCGGCCCCAGACACCCTCCGTCCCCATCGGCTCACACAACCAGTTTGTCCCCCTGCAGGTAGGAGCTCCAGAACCTGTTTCTACGGTTCACACCAGAACCTGTTTCTACGGTTCACACCAGAACCTGTTTCTACGGTTCACATTCAATATGGTTCAACTCAACACAGTTTTCGAttattaactgtgtgtgtgtgtgttcccacacAATCCTAACCTCTAAATTCTAACCTCTGTCAGGTGACTAAGAAGCGCGTGTCATCAGGCAAGAAGCCACAAGAG harbors:
- the LOC111979182 gene encoding 5'-3' exoribonuclease 1-like; the protein is MKSLLGTYNQQQTADNILRADTQGNKNVHHNASARTQPKGKDEEFSNVWQSLQSSGMPQKPPAHWQQNNACNSAWGPGSPGQEGQFQGQQGRNQPQSQQQPPKPGPAGSIRLLKRNEDVNTLFPAQNATKKQTEFEDLIANLKITKGNEPTAPPPGNEPTSQSEEPLSPQSFAMKGTLALKEMLNIGSAPDSTSLSSSNTQQQNRRRATKKVAARMGDLVLPVAAAAVPPLQAHQPSSMGPSVASELARICIGLGMAPPDFTFIRSRQGWMVCQVKLSSGLLVHGPQSHSENEAKEKAALFALQRLVSVNSVGSGFPMPPPLFSGVGQIRGPPMGPMPNVFGQSGGLLIPPQGYGPLHWGMPLPPHQGQPFYGGTFPGSRPQTPSVPIGSHNQFVPLQVTKKRVSSGKKPQEFYNAAHTARNQAPINKAQSDSQPSLSPAPPAAPITPPKTAQDPPEMAGTPSTPQTPRQNPTPGHGHTPSSASKRKHRKLAVNFEVAKVQE